A stretch of Saccharothrix texasensis DNA encodes these proteins:
- a CDS encoding EcsC family protein — protein sequence MVDEPGAITKVQQNAVDHLLRVGINGFGPFKGARQMAVEALDKGLTPEEAIKHLIRTHVAAAGVQGFATNVGGLITLPVTLPANLTASYLVQTHLIASIAAVHGHDLDSDEVQTAILVCLLGNAGTELLKKAGIKVGSRLTMNLIERIPAQLIREVNKRVGFTLLAKYGTSKATVTLAKGVPLVGGVIGGTFDAVTTRAVGAFAARFFTEREEPPAVVDGTVIDGEVVSIVESHD from the coding sequence ATGGTGGACGAACCGGGTGCGATCACCAAGGTGCAGCAGAACGCCGTGGACCACCTGCTCAGGGTGGGGATCAACGGCTTCGGGCCGTTCAAGGGCGCGCGGCAGATGGCGGTGGAGGCCCTGGACAAGGGGCTGACGCCGGAGGAGGCGATCAAGCACCTGATCCGGACGCACGTGGCGGCGGCGGGCGTGCAGGGTTTCGCCACGAACGTCGGCGGCCTGATCACGCTGCCCGTCACGCTGCCCGCGAACCTGACGGCGTCCTACCTCGTGCAGACGCACCTGATCGCGTCGATCGCCGCCGTGCACGGGCACGACCTGGACAGCGACGAGGTGCAGACCGCGATCCTGGTGTGCCTGCTGGGCAACGCGGGGACCGAGCTGCTGAAGAAGGCGGGCATCAAGGTGGGCTCCAGGCTCACCATGAACCTGATCGAGCGCATCCCGGCCCAGCTGATCCGCGAGGTCAACAAGCGCGTCGGCTTCACCCTCCTGGCGAAGTACGGCACCAGCAAGGCGACCGTGACCCTGGCCAAGGGCGTGCCGCTGGTGGGCGGTGTCATCGGCGGCACGTTCGACGCCGTCACGACCCGCGCCGTGGGCGCCTTCGCCGCCCGCTTCTTCACCGAGCGCGAAGAACCCCCGGCGGTCGTGGACGGCACGGTGATCGACGGCGAGGTCGTGTCGATCGTGGAGAGCCACGACTGA
- a CDS encoding Vms1/Ankzf1 family peptidyl-tRNA hydrolase, whose amino-acid sequence MSSLGELVRHRGPFASVYLDASHDTEDAAEAMELRWRGVREELAGQGADDATLDVMQEAVLTPVPGKPGRALVAARGRLLLDRVLPRPPAVETTRWSDRPHLLPLATWTEPAVPHVVVMVDRAGADLHGYDGRGERAGEVPGDGHPPHEVPRGGWSHRRLRKAAEDTAGRDAARLAAEVDRLVTDLDARLLVLGGEVGARADVREELSPRCRDVLIEVGGASPAEGADDAAFDHAVRSLVAQYQSDLDNDVVEEFTAEAGDPHGRAVQGLAPVVEALREAKVAALLLSDPALGDRTVWSGDDPAQLALREQDLRGLGVEHVGERRADEALGTAAAVTGAQVVFTDAAGLREGVGALLRH is encoded by the coding sequence ATGTCTTCGTTGGGAGAGCTGGTCAGGCACCGCGGCCCGTTCGCGTCGGTCTACCTGGACGCCTCGCACGACACCGAGGACGCGGCCGAGGCCATGGAGCTCCGCTGGCGCGGGGTGCGCGAGGAACTGGCCGGGCAGGGCGCGGACGACGCCACGCTGGACGTGATGCAGGAGGCGGTGCTGACGCCGGTGCCGGGCAAGCCCGGCCGGGCGCTCGTCGCGGCGCGCGGCAGGCTGCTGCTGGACCGGGTGCTGCCGCGCCCGCCCGCCGTGGAGACCACGCGCTGGTCGGACCGGCCGCACCTGCTGCCGCTGGCGACCTGGACGGAACCCGCCGTGCCGCACGTCGTCGTCATGGTCGACCGGGCGGGCGCCGACCTGCACGGGTACGACGGGCGCGGTGAGCGGGCGGGCGAGGTGCCCGGTGACGGGCACCCGCCGCACGAGGTCCCCCGCGGCGGGTGGTCGCACCGGCGGCTGCGGAAGGCCGCGGAGGACACCGCCGGGCGCGACGCGGCGAGGCTGGCCGCCGAGGTCGACCGGCTGGTGACGGACCTGGACGCCCGGCTGCTGGTCCTGGGTGGCGAGGTCGGGGCGCGGGCCGACGTGCGCGAGGAGCTGAGCCCGCGGTGCCGCGACGTGCTGATCGAGGTGGGGGGCGCGTCGCCGGCCGAGGGCGCGGACGACGCCGCGTTCGACCACGCCGTGCGGTCGCTGGTGGCCCAGTACCAGTCCGACCTGGACAACGACGTGGTGGAGGAGTTCACCGCCGAGGCGGGTGATCCGCACGGTCGCGCGGTGCAGGGCCTGGCGCCCGTGGTCGAGGCGTTGCGGGAGGCGAAGGTGGCCGCGCTGCTGCTGTCGGACCCGGCGCTCGGCGACCGCACCGTGTGGTCGGGCGACGACCCGGCGCAGCTCGCGCTGCGGGAGCAGGACCTGCGCGGCCTCGGTGTCGAGCACGTCGGCGAGCGGCGGGCCGACGAGGCGCTGGGCACCGCCGCCGCGGTGACCGGCGCCCAGGTGGTCTTCACCGACGCCGCCGGGCTGCGGGAGGGCGTGGGCGCGCTACTGCGCCACTAG
- a CDS encoding NUDIX domain-containing protein: MSALAASGALFLDALGRVLVVEPTYKDHWEIPGGVVEPGETPREACAREVLEELGLAVEPGPLLVADWAPSAGQDRVLFIFDGGSLGDATIRLQASELRSHRYITPAEVPDALIPRLARRVSAALDARERGVTLYLEHGLVAQ; the protein is encoded by the coding sequence GTGTCCGCGCTCGCGGCGTCCGGCGCGTTGTTCCTCGACGCGCTCGGCCGCGTCCTCGTGGTCGAACCGACCTACAAGGACCACTGGGAGATCCCGGGCGGCGTGGTCGAGCCGGGCGAGACGCCGCGCGAGGCGTGCGCCCGGGAGGTGCTGGAGGAGCTGGGCCTGGCCGTGGAGCCGGGCCCGCTGCTCGTCGCCGACTGGGCGCCGTCCGCCGGGCAGGACCGGGTCCTGTTCATCTTCGACGGCGGCTCGCTCGGCGACGCCACCATCCGGCTGCAGGCCTCCGAGCTGCGCAGCCACCGCTACATCACGCCCGCCGAGGTGCCGGACGCGCTGATCCCGCGGCTGGCCAGGCGGGTGTCCGCCGCGCTCGACGCGCGGGAGCGCGGCGTGACCCTCTACCTGGAGCACGGGCTAGTGGCGCAGTAG
- a CDS encoding amino acid ABC transporter permease has protein sequence MSSVLFDVPGPRARLRHRLYAVIGTLVLVAAIGFVIYRFAESGQFEGRKWSWLEYKNIQLTLIDALLNTLKAFGLGAVFALLFGAIFAAGQLSDHKVVRVPSMVVVELFRAVPLVVLIFVFHYGVSLGSPLYSVVLGLTLYNGSVLAEVFRAGVLSLPRGQREAAYAVGMRKTQVMRHVLLPQAVRAMLPAIISQLVVLLKDTALGFLITYDELLDFARDIGSQFQFGRPLVPVTIVVAAVYISMCLLLTWLATYLEKRSRRDKKVVVLEKNPAEDVVAAAV, from the coding sequence ATGAGCTCGGTCCTGTTCGACGTCCCCGGGCCCCGGGCCCGGCTGCGCCACCGCCTCTACGCGGTGATCGGCACCCTCGTGCTGGTCGCGGCCATCGGCTTCGTGATCTACCGGTTCGCCGAGAGCGGCCAGTTCGAAGGCCGGAAGTGGTCCTGGCTCGAGTACAAGAACATCCAGCTGACCCTGATCGACGCGCTGCTGAACACGCTCAAGGCGTTCGGCCTCGGCGCGGTGTTCGCCCTGCTCTTCGGCGCGATCTTCGCGGCCGGTCAGCTCTCCGACCACAAGGTCGTCCGCGTGCCCTCGATGGTGGTCGTCGAGCTGTTCCGCGCGGTGCCGCTGGTCGTGCTGATCTTCGTCTTCCACTATGGCGTGTCCCTCGGTTCGCCGCTCTACTCGGTGGTGCTCGGCCTGACGCTCTACAACGGCTCGGTGCTGGCCGAGGTGTTCCGCGCGGGCGTGCTGTCGCTGCCGCGCGGGCAGCGCGAGGCGGCCTACGCGGTGGGCATGCGCAAGACGCAGGTGATGCGGCACGTGCTGCTGCCGCAGGCCGTGCGGGCGATGCTGCCGGCGATCATCAGCCAGCTGGTCGTGCTGCTCAAGGACACCGCGCTCGGCTTCCTGATCACCTACGACGAGCTGCTGGACTTCGCCCGCGACATCGGCAGCCAGTTCCAGTTCGGCCGGCCGCTGGTGCCCGTCACGATCGTCGTGGCCGCGGTCTACATCTCCATGTGCCTGCTGCTGACGTGGCTGGCGACGTACCTGGAGAAGCGCAGCCGGCGTGACAAGAAGGTCGTCGTGCTGGAGAAGAACCCGGCCGAGGACGTCGTCGCGGCGGCGGTCTGA
- a CDS encoding amino acid ABC transporter permease: MDVLLDNLDLYGPGFLNTVELFLISAVGSLVLGTILAMLRVAPVPVMRAMGTAYVTIVRNTPLTLVFFFFALAFPALGIVTADTFGGSAADFFYTAALFALTLYTAAFVCEVVRAGINTVPVGQAEASRALGLTFGQMLGSVVLPQATRAVVPPMMSTMIALLKNTTIAAGFSVFQAGAISANLAERGENQLIGLLWVAVFFVVLVIPMTLLQRSLEKRWSIAR, translated from the coding sequence ATGGACGTCCTGCTCGACAACCTCGACCTGTACGGGCCCGGGTTCCTCAACACCGTTGAGCTGTTCCTGATCTCCGCGGTCGGGTCGCTGGTGTTGGGGACGATCCTGGCGATGCTGCGGGTCGCGCCGGTCCCCGTGATGCGAGCCATGGGCACCGCCTACGTGACGATCGTCCGCAACACCCCGCTCACCCTCGTGTTCTTCTTCTTCGCCCTCGCGTTCCCGGCGCTCGGAATCGTGACCGCGGACACGTTCGGCGGTTCGGCGGCCGACTTCTTCTACACCGCCGCCCTCTTCGCGCTGACCCTCTACACGGCGGCGTTCGTGTGCGAGGTCGTGCGGGCCGGCATCAACACCGTCCCGGTCGGCCAGGCGGAGGCCTCGCGGGCGCTGGGTCTCACGTTCGGCCAGATGCTCGGGTCCGTGGTGCTGCCGCAGGCCACCCGCGCGGTCGTGCCGCCGATGATGAGCACGATGATCGCCCTGCTGAAGAACACCACCATCGCGGCGGGCTTCTCGGTGTTCCAGGCGGGCGCCATCAGCGCCAACCTCGCGGAGCGCGGCGAGAACCAGCTGATCGGCCTGCTCTGGGTCGCCGTGTTCTTCGTGGTGCTCGTGATCCCCATGACCCTGCTGCAACGCAGCCTTGAGAAGCGGTGGAGCATCGCCCGATGA
- a CDS encoding glutamate ABC transporter substrate-binding protein — translation MRVRTLAVALLAGGLALTACGKEGGAGDTGTAPSQQVAADVKVEGSPTFDKIKSRGRVIVGVKEDQPGLGYKDPTSGKFTGFDIEIAKLVAAKLGYGDDKIDYKAIPSAGREQALINGDVDYYVGTYTINAKRKEQVAFAGPYFTAGQDLLVKKDDTSITGKDALKGKKVCSVTGSTPIQKVKSEGLTEPENIVELQTYSLCVEQLEQGAVDAVTTDDAILKGYASQSPTTLKVVGKTFSNEPYGIGLPKEDKALRDKVNDILEEAINGGAWQAAYDATLGQSGSSADKPVLERY, via the coding sequence ATGAGGGTTCGCACCCTTGCGGTGGCGCTGCTGGCCGGCGGCCTCGCCCTGACCGCATGCGGCAAGGAGGGTGGCGCCGGCGACACGGGCACGGCCCCCTCCCAGCAGGTCGCCGCCGACGTGAAGGTCGAGGGCTCGCCGACCTTCGACAAGATCAAGTCCCGGGGCCGGGTCATCGTCGGCGTCAAGGAGGACCAGCCCGGTCTGGGTTACAAGGACCCGACCAGCGGCAAGTTCACCGGCTTCGACATCGAGATCGCGAAGCTGGTCGCCGCCAAGCTCGGCTACGGCGACGACAAGATCGACTACAAGGCTATCCCGTCGGCCGGCCGCGAGCAGGCGCTGATCAACGGTGACGTGGACTACTACGTCGGCACCTACACGATCAACGCCAAGCGCAAGGAGCAGGTCGCGTTCGCCGGCCCGTACTTCACCGCCGGGCAGGACCTGCTGGTGAAGAAGGACGACACCTCGATCACCGGCAAGGACGCGCTCAAGGGCAAGAAGGTCTGCTCGGTGACCGGCTCCACGCCGATCCAGAAGGTCAAGTCCGAGGGCCTGACCGAGCCGGAGAACATCGTCGAGCTCCAGACCTACTCGCTGTGCGTCGAGCAGCTGGAGCAGGGCGCGGTGGACGCCGTCACCACCGACGACGCGATCCTGAAGGGCTACGCCTCGCAGTCGCCGACCACGCTGAAGGTCGTCGGCAAGACCTTCTCGAACGAGCCGTACGGCATCGGCCTCCCCAAGGAGGACAAGGCCCTGCGCGACAAGGTCAACGACATCCTCGAAGAGGCCATCAACGGCGGCGCCTGGCAGGCGGCCTACGACGCCACCCTGGGCCAGTCGGGCTCTTCGGCCGACAAGCCCGTGCTCGAACGCTACTGA
- a CDS encoding amino acid ABC transporter ATP-binding protein, with amino-acid sequence MIRMAGVDKFFGPLHVLKDVTLEVPKGQVVVVLGPSGSGKSTLCRTINRLEPIESGVIEVDGQALPAEGKELARLRSDVGMVFQSFNLFAHKSIVDNVMLAPVKVRKTPAAEARKTAMELLERVGIANQAEKYPAQLSGGQQQRAAIARALAMRPKVMLFDEPTSALDPEMVQEVLDVMTTLAKEGMTMLVVTHEMGFARKAADRVIFMSDGEVVEDSTPEAFFSAPKSNRAKDFLGKILTH; translated from the coding sequence ATGATCCGGATGGCGGGCGTGGACAAGTTCTTCGGGCCTCTGCACGTCCTCAAGGACGTCACGCTGGAGGTGCCGAAGGGGCAGGTCGTCGTGGTGCTCGGGCCGTCCGGTTCGGGCAAGTCCACGCTGTGCCGCACGATCAACCGGCTCGAGCCGATCGAGTCCGGCGTCATCGAGGTGGACGGCCAGGCCCTGCCCGCCGAGGGCAAGGAGCTGGCCCGGTTGCGCTCCGATGTCGGCATGGTGTTCCAGTCGTTCAACCTGTTCGCCCACAAGAGCATCGTCGACAACGTGATGCTCGCGCCGGTGAAGGTCCGCAAGACCCCGGCGGCCGAGGCCCGCAAGACGGCCATGGAGCTGCTGGAGCGGGTCGGCATCGCGAACCAGGCGGAGAAGTACCCCGCCCAGCTGTCGGGCGGGCAGCAGCAGCGGGCGGCGATCGCCCGCGCCCTGGCGATGCGGCCCAAGGTGATGCTGTTCGACGAGCCCACCTCCGCGCTGGACCCCGAGATGGTCCAGGAGGTGCTGGACGTGATGACGACGCTGGCCAAGGAGGGCATGACCATGCTCGTGGTCACCCACGAGATGGGCTTCGCCCGCAAGGCCGCGGACCGGGTCATCTTCATGTCCGACGGCGAAGTCGTCGAGGACTCGACGCCGGAGGCGTTCTTCTCCGCGCCGAAGTCCAACCGCGCGAAGGACTTCCTTGGCAAGATCCTGACCCACTGA
- a CDS encoding response regulator transcription factor, whose translation MRVLLVEDDDRVAEALVPALTRRGFTVDRQATGRGTLDRLTGVDVVLLDLGLPDVDGVTLCRHIRAASDVAIIVVSARGEIDDRILGLHAGADDYLVKPYDVGELVARVHAVRRRRGDPVGVGGTGTEVFEVADVRVDLGRHEVTVAGEPVGLSRKEFQVLALVVAAGGAVCTRERILAEVWGRTWAGANRTLDVHVATLRTKLGRPSLLETVRGVGYRLSGG comes from the coding sequence GTGCGGGTGCTGTTGGTCGAGGACGACGACCGGGTGGCGGAAGCGCTGGTACCGGCGCTGACCCGGCGCGGTTTCACGGTGGACCGGCAGGCCACCGGTCGGGGGACGCTCGATCGGCTGACCGGGGTCGACGTGGTGCTGCTCGACCTCGGCCTGCCCGATGTGGACGGTGTCACGCTCTGCCGGCACATCCGGGCGGCGAGCGACGTGGCGATCATCGTCGTGTCGGCCCGCGGCGAGATCGACGACCGCATCCTCGGCCTGCACGCCGGCGCGGACGACTACCTGGTCAAGCCGTACGACGTGGGCGAGCTGGTGGCCCGCGTGCACGCGGTGCGGCGGCGGCGCGGCGACCCGGTCGGCGTCGGCGGCACCGGCACCGAGGTGTTCGAGGTCGCCGACGTGCGGGTCGACCTGGGCCGGCACGAGGTCACCGTGGCGGGTGAACCCGTGGGGCTGTCGCGCAAGGAGTTCCAGGTGTTGGCGCTGGTGGTGGCGGCGGGTGGCGCGGTGTGCACCCGGGAGCGCATCCTGGCCGAGGTGTGGGGACGCACCTGGGCGGGGGCCAACCGGACCCTGGACGTGCACGTGGCGACGCTGCGGACCAAGCTCGGGCGTCCGTCGTTGTTGGAGACGGTGCGCGGTGTCGGGTACCGGTTGAGCGGGGGCTGA